In Deltaproteobacteria bacterium, the sequence ACACCTCGTCGAGCGAGGCCGCGCCGCCCACGGTCTGAGCGAGCACGCGCACGTGGACCGTGGCCAGGCTCGCGAGCGGAACCACCGGATGCAGCACGACGCGCAGCGTGTCGGTGGTCTGCGTGACGCTGGCCAGCGGACCCGCGAAGGCCGGGGCGAGCTCGGGCACGGCGCTGCCGTCGAACGCGAGGACGCCGTCGATCCACACGCGCGCGGTCGAGCGCTCCACGCCGTCCGGCCCGGTGTCGACCAGCTCGAGGGCGATGGTCGCGTCGATGGGCACGCCGCTCTCGCCGGGGCTCGGGTCACGGTTCACGAGCACGAGCCTCGGCGTCGTCACCACGAGCGCCACCGAGTCGACGTAGAGCGCGGGTAGCTCGAGGGTGCTCATGCCGGGCTCCTCACGCGGTCACCAGCTCGAGCCGCACCCCAGCGGTATGCAGGCCCGAGAGCTTCGAGACGTTCGCGGCGAGGTCGGTGACGAGACGCTCGCGGCCGGGCTTGCCGCGCATGGATGCGAGCTTGGTGCCATCGACGATGATGCTGGCCTCCCACGCGAGCCCCGGAGGGGGTCGACGCGGGCACGCGCAACCGCAAAGCGCGCGCACCAGCATCACGCCGGTGAGGTCCGTCTGCTGCGTGACCTCGGCGTGGTCGCCGGGCGCAAGCTCAAAGAAACGCCCAGGCTCGGCATCGCCGACGACATCGAGGGCGTCAGGCGTGAGGTGGCGGAAGAAGGACTTCGGGTTCCATTCGCGGTTTGCCATGCGTTCTCCAGGTTGATGACTGTTGCCTAAACAGGGGACATCGAGAGCGAACGAAACCGCTCCCCCACATCAGAAAAGGCGTCCTTGGGCGCCGTCGACGACGAGCTTCAGCGCCTCCAGGCGGATCTGCATCGCCTGGTTCGACACGTTGGTGAAGCCGCCCTTCGCGATCACCTCGGCGGCGAAGTCGCGCAGCTCGGCGATGCGCTCGCCGGCCTTCTTGCGGGCGACGAAGTTGTCGATGGCGAGAGGCTCGCCGGTCACCTGCTTCACCGCCGCCCGCACGTCGCTCGCCGGCATGAGCAGCAGCGCCGCGAACTTGTCCGCCTGGATCTCAGCCGAATCGCGCTGCCCGTCGCGGCAGACGATGGCGGCCGTCGCCTTGGCGCCGGGCTCGCGTGAGAACAGCGGGAACGTGACCTTGTCCATCTCGCGGAGCGGGCGGTGGAGCTGCCAGTGGCCGACCTCGTGGCCGAGGGTGAAGCAGTAGCGGCCCTCGTTCCCCTCGAGCGACGAGTCGATGACGACCAGCGCGTCGTCGAGCCACGTCGCACCAAGCACATCGGGCTTGCCGAGCTTCTTGCGCAGGTCCCCCATCTCGAGCGTGAGCCCGAGGACGCTCTCGGCGATCGCGTCGACGGGGATCGGCGGTCGCGGCGGCTCACCCTTCGCCTTGGCGTACTGGCGCAGCAGCTCCTGAACCGCGCTCTCGATCTGCGCGTCGGAGCGGAAGGGGACCTTGAAGGTCATCAGCGCTTCCCCTTCTTCGGCTCGTTGGGCAGGAGCTTCATGAGGTCTTCCGCCGACAGCTTCCGCTCGCCGACGGTGCGCAGGAACTCCGGCATCCCCGAGTCGGCCTTGATGACGTTGAGCGACTCCTCGGACACGCGCCCGGCGAGCGTCATCAGCTCGTCGAAGCTGTCGGAGAGCTGGGCGGCCATCTTGCGGATGACGTCCTCGGCGGGCGGCGCCTTCTCCTCGAGGTCTCGATGCGCGACAGGTACGTGGGCGAGATGCCGACCTTCGTGGCAAACTCGCGGAGCCCGAGCTTCTGCTCGGTCCTCAGGCGCCGAATGCGTTCTCCAAACCGTTCCTTCACGTTTCCTCGCTGAGCGCCCCCCGGAAGCAGGGCGCGATGTTCTGTTGCCTAAATACTAAACAGAGCCTCCCCGGTCAATGGGGACGTGCAGGTCGGTGACGATCTCCTGTCCCGTTTCGGCGCGCGGGACCGCGTTTCCCACCTGTGGAAGCGACGATCCCGAAGACGCGGCCCAGCGCGGCCGCAGCCACGGTGAGCGCCGAGGTGCGCCGCGCCGAGGTCGAGCGTCGTCTCGACGAGGCGGCTGACGTCCTCGCCGAGACGCTCCTCGACATGTGGCGCAAGGAGCAGCGCAGCCGACGCGCTGCCGCGCACGGAGGTACGTCGTGACCTCTCTGCTCTCTCCGGCTCTCGCCTTGTCTTCTACCGGGGAAGAAGCCGTCATGCCGACGACGCGCGAGCACGGTGCGCGCGCGAACGACGGAGGCACGATGACCAACAAGACGACCGCCAGAGCCCGCACCGCGATGCGCGAGCTCGACGACGTCCCCACTCAGCTCGCGGCGCTCGAGGCGATGACCGTCGGCCAGCTCGCCGAGAGGTGGCGCGAGCTGTACGGCGAACCGACGCGTTCGCGGAACAAGGACTACCTGAAGAAGCGCCTCGCCTGGCGCATCCAGGAACTCGCCGAGGGCGGGCTCTCGCAGGGCGCGCTCGCGCGCATCCACCAGCTCGGTGACCAGATGCCCGAGCGCTGGCGCATGCGTCAGAGCCAGGGCCAGGGAGCGAGCGACGCGGCCACGCCGATGGAGGCGCTGCAGGTGGTGCAGGCCACCGAGCCGCGCGACCCGCGCGTCCCCCCCGCGGGCACGGTCCTGCGCCGCGTCTTCGACGGCAAGGCCTACGAGGTGACGGTCTGCGCGGAGGGCTTCGAGTACGAAGGGCGGCGGTACAAGTCGCTCTCGGCGATCGCGACGGAGATCGCCGGCACGCGCTGGAACGGGTTCCTCTTCTTCGGGCTCAAGAAGCGCGGCGAGTCGGCGCGCGAGGAGTCCGCGGCATGAGCGAGTTCTTCCGCACGCAGATGGGCCACCGCTTCTACGAGTCGACGATGCCGTCGCTCGTGCGGGAGCTGGCGCGGCTCAACACGAACCTCGAGCGGCTGCTCGCCGTCGTCGAGCGTGACGCCGAGCAGCCCGACGAGGGCGAGCACACGCCGGCTCCGTCGAAGGAGCCGCGATGAGCAAGCAGCGCCAGCGAGCGAGCGCGCCGGCGCCGGAGGCGAAGCGCTGCGCGATCTACACGCGCAAGTCGACGACGATGGGGCTCGAGCAGGAGTTCAACTCCCTCGACGCCCAGCGCGAGTCGTGCCTCGCGTACATCGAGCGGCAGCAGGGCTGGACGCTCGTCGACGAGCGCTACGACGACGGCGGCTTCACGGGCGCGAACATCGACCGCCCTGCGTTCACGCGCCTCATGGCCGACGTCGAGGCCGGCAAGGTCGACGTCATCGTCGTCTACAAGGTCGACCGCCTCTCGCGCTCGCTGCTCGACTTCGTGAAGGTGATGGAGCGCCTGAGCAGCGCGGGCGCGTCCTTCGTCTCCATCACGCAGAACTTCTCGACGGCCGACGCGATGGGGCGGCTGACGATGAACATGTTGATGAGTTTCGCGGAATTTGAGCGCGAAATGATCAGCGAGCGGACGCGCGACAAGATCGCCGGTGCGCGCCGCAAGGGGAAGTGGACGGGCGGACCCGTGCCCTTCGGCTACTCGGCGAAGGACAAGAAGCTCGTCGTGAACGACGCCGAGGCCCACATCGTGCGGGAGGCCTTCGCGCTGTTCCTCGCGCACCGCCAGATGGCCGTCGTCGCCCGCGAGCTGAACAAGCGCGGGCTCCTGCCGCGCTCTTCGAAGCGCGGCCGCAAGGGCGGCCCGCTCTGGAGCAAGGACGGCATCGCGCGCGTGCTGCGGAGCCCGCTCTACGCCGGACGCATGATGTACGGCGACGACTTGTTCGACGGCGAGCATCCTCCGCTCATCGACGACGTGACCTACCGCCAGGCGCAGCGGCTCCTCGGCACGGTGGGCGGCGAGCTGCGCGTCACCGGCACGAACCCCGAGTACGTGCTGCGCGGGCTCCTGCGATGCGGGGGCTGTGACGAGGCGATGTGCCCGGGATCGACGACGAAGAAGAGCGGGAAGACGTACAGATTCTACAGGTGTTCGACACGCGACAAGTACGGCACGGACAGGTGCTCCGCGCGGCCGCTGCCCGCGCGCGCCCTCGAGGACTTCGTCGTGGAGCGCCTCACGGAGGCGACCGCCGACGGCACGCTGGCCGAGCGCATTCAGAACAAGCTCTCGGCGCGCGTCGCGAAGGAGCGCTCGACCTTTGTAGAGGTACGCAAGGCGCTGTCGGCGCAGATCGCCGAGGCCTCCGCCACCACCGCGAAGCTCACCGACGAGGTGGTGCGGCTCGAGGGCCGCGCACGCGAGCTCGTCGAAGCGAAGCTCCGCGCCGAGGCTGCCCGGCTCGACGACGCCGAGCGCCGGCTGCGCGGCGATCGAGGACGATGCCCTCGACCTCGAGCTCGTCGAGAGCCAGCGTGAGTGGTTCGTCGGCGCGCTCCGCAACTTCGGGAGGGTGTGGGGCGGGATGACTCCCGAGAACCAGGGGCGCCTGCTGCGCGCGCTCGTCGCCAAGGTCAGCGTCGACGAGGAGACCGGGATGTGCCGCCTCGAGCTGGTGAACTTCGACGCCGTCACGAGCGCGAAGGAGGCGGCGTGAGAGACGCCGAGAGCAGCGAGGCGAGCGCGAGGAAGAACACGGACGCCGAGGGCGACGCCTTCCGCGTCATCGAGAAGCCGCTCTTCCGCCACAAGAGCCGGAGCATCACGCTTGCCGAGACGCCGCCGCCCCCCAAGCCCGAGCCCGTCCGACGGCCCGCAAAGGTCGCCCAACAGCTCGCGCTCGCGCACCACCTGCAGGCCGCCATCGACCGGG encodes:
- a CDS encoding ImmA/IrrE family metallo-endopeptidase, which produces MTFKVPFRSDAQIESAVQELLRQYAKAKGEPPRPPIPVDAIAESVLGLTLEMGDLRKKLGKPDVLGATWLDDALVVIDSSLEGNEGRYCFTLGHEVGHWQLHRPLREMDKVTFPLFSREPGAKATAAIVCRDGQRDSAEIQADKFAALLLMPASDVRAAVKQVTGEPLAIDNFVARKKAGERIAELRDFAAEVIAKGGFTNVSNQAMQIRLEALKLVVDGAQGRLF
- a CDS encoding recombinase family protein encodes the protein MSKQRQRASAPAPEAKRCAIYTRKSTTMGLEQEFNSLDAQRESCLAYIERQQGWTLVDERYDDGGFTGANIDRPAFTRLMADVEAGKVDVIVVYKVDRLSRSLLDFVKVMERLSSAGASFVSITQNFSTADAMGRLTMNMLMSFAEFEREMISERTRDKIAGARRKGKWTGGPVPFGYSAKDKKLVVNDAEAHIVREAFALFLAHRQMAVVARELNKRGLLPRSSKRGRKGGPLWSKDGIARVLRSPLYAGRMMYGDDLFDGEHPPLIDDVTYRQAQRLLGTVGGELRVTGTNPEYVLRGLLRCGGCDEAMCPGSTTKKSGKTYRFYRCSTRDKYGTDRCSARPLPARALEDFVVERLTEATADGTLAERIQNKLSARVAKERSTFVEVRKALSAQIAEASATTAKLTDEVVRLEGRARELVEAKLRAEAARLDDAERRLRGDRGRCPRPRARREPA
- a CDS encoding helix-turn-helix transcriptional regulator gives rise to the protein MKERFGERIRRLRTEQKLGLREFATKVGISPTYLSRIETSRRRRRPPRTSSARWPPSSPTASTS
- a CDS encoding DUF2924 domain-containing protein — encoded protein: MTNKTTARARTAMRELDDVPTQLAALEAMTVGQLAERWRELYGEPTRSRNKDYLKKRLAWRIQELAEGGLSQGALARIHQLGDQMPERWRMRQSQGQGASDAATPMEALQVVQATEPRDPRVPPAGTVLRRVFDGKAYEVTVCAEGFEYEGRRYKSLSAIATEIAGTRWNGFLFFGLKKRGESAREESAA